A stretch of Sandaracinaceae bacterium DNA encodes these proteins:
- a CDS encoding sigma-54 dependent transcriptional regulator: MGRSRGKILIVDDEQNARDALDDLLGEEGYATATAGDGAEALRVMARFEPDVVLTDLKMPRMDGLELLVRGREQSPTTAFVVMTAFGSIDTAVEAIKRGAENYLTKPLDLDALSALVGRAMEKAKLASEARSLRERLDERFSFGQIIGDHPSMQRMLKTVAQVATSQASVLVHGESGTGKELIAAAIHQNSRRRTGPFVRLNCAALAETLLESELFGHERGSFTGAVGRREGRFEQADGGTLFLDEVSEIPMPLQVKLLRFLQEKEFERVGGNETIRVDVRIVAATNRDLVEAVSAGTFREDLFYRLNVIRLDVPPLRARKSDVPLLAMHFLRRMADKNDRDVRGFADDAMRALLAYPWPGNVRELENAIERAVVLCTDDEIDASLLPSTGKESRPGDGVGLMIPGITMSELERMAIEKTLDAVNGSTAKAAEILGISRRKIQYRLREWAEQDLG, translated from the coding sequence ATGGGGCGAAGCCGTGGAAAGATCCTGATCGTCGACGACGAGCAGAACGCGCGAGACGCGCTCGACGATCTGCTCGGAGAGGAGGGATACGCCACGGCCACCGCGGGCGACGGCGCCGAGGCGCTGCGCGTCATGGCGCGCTTCGAGCCCGACGTGGTCCTGACCGATCTGAAGATGCCGCGCATGGACGGCCTCGAGCTGCTCGTGCGCGGCCGCGAGCAGTCGCCCACCACCGCGTTCGTGGTGATGACGGCGTTCGGCTCCATCGACACCGCGGTCGAGGCCATCAAGCGCGGGGCCGAGAACTACCTGACCAAGCCGCTGGATCTCGACGCGCTGAGCGCGCTGGTCGGCCGGGCCATGGAGAAGGCCAAGCTCGCGTCGGAGGCCAGGTCGCTGCGCGAGCGCCTCGACGAGCGCTTCTCGTTCGGGCAGATCATCGGCGATCACCCGTCGATGCAGCGCATGCTCAAGACGGTGGCGCAGGTGGCCACGAGCCAGGCGTCGGTGCTCGTGCACGGCGAGAGCGGCACGGGCAAGGAGCTGATCGCGGCCGCGATTCATCAGAACAGCAGGCGCCGCACGGGCCCGTTCGTCCGGCTCAACTGCGCCGCGCTCGCCGAGACGCTGCTGGAGTCGGAGCTCTTCGGACACGAGCGCGGCTCCTTCACGGGCGCGGTCGGGCGCAGGGAAGGGCGCTTCGAGCAAGCGGACGGCGGCACGCTCTTCCTCGACGAGGTCAGCGAGATCCCGATGCCGCTCCAGGTGAAGCTCCTGCGCTTCCTGCAGGAGAAGGAGTTCGAGCGGGTCGGCGGCAACGAGACCATCCGGGTCGACGTCCGGATCGTCGCGGCGACCAACCGCGATCTGGTCGAGGCCGTCTCGGCCGGCACCTTCCGTGAGGACCTCTTCTATCGGCTGAACGTGATCCGGCTGGACGTGCCGCCGCTGCGGGCGCGCAAGAGCGACGTGCCGCTCCTGGCGATGCATTTCTTGCGTCGCATGGCGGACAAGAACGACCGCGACGTCCGCGGCTTCGCCGACGACGCGATGCGGGCCCTCCTGGCCTACCCGTGGCCGGGCAACGTGCGCGAGCTGGAGAACGCGATCGAGCGCGCGGTGGTGCTCTGCACCGACGACGAGATCGACGCGAGCCTCCTCCCGAGCACGGGCAAGGAGTCGCGGCCGGGCGACGGAGTCGGGCTGATGATCCCGGGCATCACGATGTCGGAGCTCGAGCGCATGGCCATCGAGAAGACGCTCGACGCGGTGAACGGATCGACCGCGAAGGCGGCCGAGATCCTCGGCATCTCCCGTCGGAAGATCCAGTACCGCCTCCGCGAGTGGGCCGAGCAAGACCTGGGCTGA